ACCTAGCGCCAACATGAAGCCGCGTGCGGAATTGACAAAATCCGCACCCATCGATAACGCCCAGGCCACGTCATACGCCGTGATGCACTTGCCTGAGCAGATCACCTTGATGCGCTCGCGCATGCCCTTCTCGATCAGCGTATTGACCAATGCGGGCAAGGCCTCGTGCAAAGGCAGGCCGACGCCTTCCATCAGGGTTTGAGGCGCCGCGCCCGTACCCCCTTCGGAACCGTCGACAATGATGAAATCGGGCGCGCTTTCGATGCCGCGCTTGTCAACCTCGTCGCACAGCTCCTCGATCCATGTCATGTCACCGAACACGGCCTTGAAGCCGGTCGGTTTGCCAGTAAGGAGGCGAATGTGCTGGATCGAATCCATCAACTGCGAAACATTGGCGATATCCAGGTGGCGATTCGGGCTTTGCGAATCCTGGCCCACCGGAATACCACGGATTTCCGCAATTTCCGGCGTGACCTTAATGGCAGGCAGCAAACCGCCCATGCCCGGTTTGGCGCCTTGCCCAAGCTTGATGCTGATCATCTTCACCTGCTTGTGCGCGCAGATCGCCAGCAGCTTCTGGTCATCCAGCTTGCCATCCGGCGTGCGCACACCGTATTTGGCGGTGCCGATCTCGAAGATGATGTCGCAACCGCCTTCCAGGTGATAGGGCGCCAAACCGCCTTCGCCGGTATCCATCCAGATACCCGCCTTGGCTGCGCCGATCGAAAGTGCGCGTACTGCCGGTGCAGACAGCGCGCCGAAGCTCATGGCCGAGATATTGAAGAAC
The sequence above is a segment of the Dyella sp. M7H15-1 genome. Coding sequences within it:
- a CDS encoding FMN-binding glutamate synthase family protein, translated to MESTGFSHWLVVLVETFALLFVMLLVMAMLVLIVVWVVDRNQTHNSVLRNYPVVGHFRYWFLHLGEFFRQYLYSSDREELPFNRAQRMWVYRAAKNTENTNSFGSTRDLRGEGVPFFVNAAFPSLGDHHVQPKPVRLGPYAREPYDHASFFNISAMSFGALSAPAVRALSIGAAKAGIWMDTGEGGLAPYHLEGGCDIIFEIGTAKYGVRTPDGKLDDQKLLAICAHKQVKMISIKLGQGAKPGMGGLLPAIKVTPEIAEIRGIPVGQDSQSPNRHLDIANVSQLMDSIQHIRLLTGKPTGFKAVFGDMTWIEELCDEVDKRGIESAPDFIIVDGSEGGTGAAPQTLMEGVGLPLHEALPALVNTLIEKGMRERIKVICSGKCITAYDVAWALSMGADFVNSARGFMLALGCIQSLQCSRNTCPTGITTQNPRLQRGLVVTDKSERVAHYAKNVMHEVGIIAHSCGVDDPRELDRTHCRVVGDDGISVPLIKLFPYPSSAQRKVSTGL